A portion of the Platichthys flesus chromosome 7, fPlaFle2.1, whole genome shotgun sequence genome contains these proteins:
- the LOC133956324 gene encoding ladinin-1-like isoform X1: protein MSISRKNWSALSSLARQMTMEDEEEVERERRRRVKSSTSAADPEAPQDAPTSDSPFGTDSTNETSQGLSSGEQIQLDFVEMLRVRDEKRRMRHVETLRRQKEEEEDESEANIGGGRGGGGEARVELLGDANEEPSNVFLPVRSTSKPQPLPKPASDSPSSSNTSTDIANRQHENGQSPREDPDPTALSPRRRKFVSSVSISLDKSPSISGRTTPMSPCSPTALRSPQEHFPSPCRSPSPTGAQGPVQNGSTQEANKNDSFSNGNFEQKTKPALVRQSSRTISFRMMRKKEEDSSPLQRSASVRVATKKFECNTDRKENEDKPSSFERNSRQRISSRSIQEKMEKLAQAAQKSDTLRSPDVTQRTLFLLEEVTRKRGLFEKEQQEAAPASPGVSRQESQSFTSGMSHRINRWLNKTNQTGPSHSPTDLRHVDISSKRSLFENKGEDSVSKVPSKK, encoded by the exons ATGTCCATCAGTCGGAAGAACTGGTCGGCTCTGTCCAG CCTGGCACGCCAGATGACgatggaggacgaggaggaggtggagagggagaggaggaggagggtgaagagCTCCACCAGTGCAGCCGACCCAGAAGCCCCTCAAGACGCGCCCACCAGCGACAGCCCCTTTGGGACCGACTCCACAAATGAGACGTCCCAGGGCCTCAGCAG CGGGGAGCAAATTCAGCTGGACTTTGTGGAGATGCTGCGGGTTCGTGATGAAAAGCGGAGGATGAGACACGTGGAGACACTGAGACgacagaaggaggaagaggaggatgaatcaGAAGCTAACatcggaggaggaagaggaggaggaggagaggccagGGTGGAGCTCCTCGGGGACGCGAATGAGGAGCCGAGCAACGTGTTTCTCCCAGTGAGAAGCACATCCAAACCACAACCACTCCCAAAACCAGCCTCTGACagtcccagcagcagcaacaccagCACTGACATCGCCAACAGACAA CATGAAAATGGCCAGTCGCCGAGGGAAGACCCTGATCCTACGGCGCTGTCGCCCCGACGTCGCAAGTTTGTCAG TTCTGTGTCCATCTCACTCGACAAGAGTCCCTCCATCAGTGGGCGCACAACTCCCATGAGCCCTTGCTCCCCGACAGCCCTCCGGTCACCTCAAGAACACTTCCCCTCACCCTGTCGGAGTCCCTCACCCACGGGAGCTCAGGGCCCCGTTCAGAACGGATCCACTCAGGAG gcAAACAAGAATGACTCTTTCTCCAACGGCAACTTTGAACAGAAGACTAAACCTGCTTTGGTCAGACAGAGTTCCAGGACTATATCTTTCAGG ATGatgaggaagaaagaagaagatagTTCACCCTTGCAGAGGAG TGCGAGTGTGAGGGTGGCCACCAAGAAGTTTGAATGCAACACA GAccgaaaagaaaatgaagacaAACCATCGTCTTTCGAGAGAAA CTCAAGACAGAGGATTTCATCCAGATCCATccaggagaagatggagaaactGGCCCAGGCTGCACAG AAATCGGACACACTGCGATCTCCAGATGTGACGCAGAGGACCCTGTtcctgctggaggaggtgaCCAGGAAGAGAGGGCTCTTtgagaaggagcagcaggaggcggccCCAGCCAGCCCCGGGGTCTCCAGACAG GAGTCTCAGAGCTTCACGTCAGGAATGTCGCACCGTATCAACCGCTGGCTCAACAAGACCAATCAAACTGGGCCTTCACACAGTCCCACT
- the phlda3 gene encoding pleckstrin homology-like domain family A member 3, with product MSLPAKVMRDGQLEKRSSGLLQLWKRKRCVLTEDGLRLHSCRGGSVSAPGSKAKELRFERMVTVDCVEYKRGMVYFTVVMATGKEIDFRCQQDGTAWNAEIALALVRHKNLEAVQTGRNRHLSAAHLGSTGEDEEL from the coding sequence ATGTCTCTCCCGGCCAAAGTGATGAGAGACGGGCAGCTGGAAAAGCGCAGCAGCGGGCTCCTCCAGCTGTGGAAGAGGAAGCGCTGCGTGCTCACCGAGGACGGACTGCGCCTGCACAGCTGCAGGGGCGGCAGCGTCTCCGCTCCGGGCTCGAAAGCCAAGGAGCTCCGCTTCGAGCGCATGGTGACGGTGGACTGCGTGGAGTACAAGCGCGGGATGGTGTACTTCACCGTGGTCATGGCCACGGGGAAGGAGATCGACTTTCGGTGTCAGCAGGACGGCACGGCTTGGAACGCGGAGATCGCTCTGGCACTGGTGCGCCACAAGAACCTGGAGGCGGTGCAGACCGGCAGGAACAGACACCTGTCCGCGGCGCACCTGGGCAGCACCGGGGAGGACGAGGAGCTCTGA
- the tnni1a gene encoding troponin I, slow skeletal muscle has protein sequence MLKSLMVAKAKEELEQEILDKEEEKHKYLVERAPPLNTSGLSQGQLQDLCRELHSKIDVVDEERYDNEAKVMLNKREIKDLNLKVLDLRGKFKRPSLRRVRVSADAILRSLLGSKHKVSMDLRANLKSVKKEDTEKKRPVEDSDWRKNVEAMSGMEGRKKMFDAAKGPTQ, from the exons ATGCTCAAG AGTTTGATGGTGGCAAAAGCCAAAGAGGAACTGGAACAGGAGATCCTtgataaagaggaggagaaacacaagtATCTGGTAGAGAGAGCTCCTCCTCTTAACACCAGTGGTCTGAGCCAGGGACAGCTACAG GATCTCTGCAGAGAGCTCCATTCCAAAATAGATGTGGTGGACGAGGAGCGATATGACAACGAGGCCAAAGTCATGCTCAACAAACGTGAG ATTAAAGATCTGAATCTCAAGGTGTTGGACCTAAGGGGGAAATTCAAGAGGCCTAGTCTGCGGCGTGTACGTGTGTCTGCTGACGCCATCCTCCGCTCGCTGCTGGGCTCCAAGCACAAAGTGTCCATGGACCTCCGAGCCAACCTCAAGTCTGTCAAGAAAGAAGACACTGAGAAG AAGAGGCCGGTAGAAGACAGTGACTGGAGGAAGAATGTGGAGGCCATGTcagggatggaggggaggaagaagatgtTCGATGCTGCTAAAGGCCCCACCCAGTGA
- the LOC133956384 gene encoding cysteine and glycine-rich protein 1-like has translation MPYGGGDKCDCCTKTVYSAEEVRSEGRRFHRTCFVCSVCHKSLDSTTVASHNDDLFCKSCYGKQFGPKGYGYGVGAGVLSMDKAESYGQTHEEPRPRSTNSPNPSQQASRYGGSEKCARCGKSVYANEKVIAAGSSWHKNGCFSCASCGKGLESTTLNDKDGQIYCKGCYGKEFGPKGYGYGGGAGALTNTQ, from the exons ATGCCATATGGAGGAGGGGACAAGTGCGACTGCTGCACAAAGACGGTGTACTCCGCAGAGGAGGTGCGCAGTGAAGGGCGGAGATTCCACAGGACATGCTTCGTATGCT ccGTGTGTCACAAAAGCTTGGACAGCACGACTGTTGCTTCTCATAATGATGACCTCTTCTGCAAGTCGTGCTATGGCAAACAGTTTGGGCCAAAAGGCTACGGTTATGGCGTGGGAGCAGGGGTCCTCAGCATGGACAAGGCAGAGTCTTATGGTCAAACACATGAAGa ACCTCGTCCTCGCTCTACCAACAGCCCAAACCCATCCCAGCAGGCTTCTCGGTATGGAGGGTCAGAAAAGTGTGCTCGCTGCGGCAAGTCAGTCTATGCCAATGAGAAAGTGATTGCAGCTGGGAGT TCGTGGCATAAGAACGGCTGTTTCAGCTGCGCCTCGTGTGGGAAGGGCCTCGAGTCGACCACGTTAAATGACAAGGACGGACAAATCTACTGCAAAG GATGCTATGGAAAAGAATTTGGTCCCAAGGGATATGGATACGGAGGGGGCGCCGGGGCGCTGACCAACACTCAGTAG